The following coding sequences are from one Haemophilus haemolyticus window:
- the rpmD gene encoding 50S ribosomal protein L30, translating into MAKTIKVTQVRSSIARLPKHKATLRGLGLRHMHHTVELIDTPAVRGMINQVSYMVKVEE; encoded by the coding sequence ATGGCTAAAACTATTAAAGTAACACAAGTTCGTAGCTCAATTGCTCGTTTACCGAAGCATAAAGCTACCTTGCGTGGTCTTGGTCTTCGCCATATGCACCACACTGTTGAGTTAATTGATACGCCTGCAGTACGTGGTATGATTAACCAAGTTTCATACATGGTTAAAGTGGAGGAGTAA
- the rpsE gene encoding 30S ribosomal protein S5: MSNIEKQVGELQEKLIAVNRVSKTVKGGRIMSFTALTVVGDGNGRVGFGYGKAREVPAAIQKAMEKARRNMINVALNEGTLQHPVKGVHTGSRVFMQPASEGTGIIAGGAMRAVLEVAGVRNVLSKAYGSTNPINVVRATIDALANMKSPEMVAAKRGKTVDEILG; the protein is encoded by the coding sequence ATGTCAAACATCGAAAAACAAGTTGGTGAACTGCAAGAGAAGCTAATCGCAGTAAACCGTGTATCAAAAACTGTAAAAGGTGGTCGTATTATGAGTTTCACTGCATTAACTGTAGTGGGCGATGGTAATGGCCGAGTAGGTTTTGGTTATGGTAAAGCGCGCGAAGTTCCAGCAGCGATCCAAAAAGCAATGGAAAAAGCACGTCGTAATATGATTAACGTTGCTTTGAATGAAGGTACATTACAGCATCCAGTTAAAGGTGTTCATACTGGTTCACGTGTATTTATGCAGCCAGCAAGCGAAGGTACAGGTATCATCGCTGGTGGTGCAATGCGTGCAGTATTAGAAGTTGCAGGTGTACGTAACGTTCTTTCTAAAGCGTATGGTTCTACCAACCCAATTAACGTTGTTCGTGCAACTATTGATGCATTAGCAAACATGAAATCACCAGAAATGGTTGCTGCAAAACGCGGTAAAACTGTTGATGAAATCTTGGGGTAA